GCCGTCTGATTGGGCCACCGTGAGGGGTCACCGAGCACCGCTGGCCCGTCCAGCAGCATGATGCGCTGAATCTCTGGCTCGAGCGCCATCTCGATATAGGCGATATGCTCCGCCAGGAAGCCACTCCAGGCGTCGACCGCCTGCTCATGCGCCGCGCGCATCCGGACCAGCATTTCAGCATCGATCTGGTCAATCACGGCTTGCAGCAGGCCCTTCTTATCACCGAAGTTGTGATAGAGCGCGCCCCGCGTCAGACCAGCTTCGGCGGTCAGCTCATCCATCGACGCCGCCGCGTAGCCCTTGGCCGCAAAGGCCTTGCGCGCGGCGTCCATCAGCTTCGCCCGGGTTTCTTCCACCCTCTCGGTACGTCGTCTTGCGATAGCCACCACCTCCCAGGGGCCCGTTCGCCGTGTCCGAGCATTGACATACGGTGCGTATGCGTTAGTCTACCAACACATACGGCGCGTATGTTGGTGGCTGTCCTCGATGGGGCGCCATTGTCGTCAAGCTGAAGCTCTGGAAGCTGCCCACGTCGCTTGCCGTTCTCGGTGCATCTGCGGTTTCCAGAGAACGGCTTTCTGTTTCGAGTTGCGGCTTTCCTGACGGAGCTCCGAGAAGGAGGAAAAAGATGACTCAGCGTGACGCGGTGTTCCCTGCTGGTCGGCAGGCCCTCTACCAACTCAACCGCTATTCGGCGGCCATCCGCTCAGGGGACTTGCTGTTCGTCTCGGGTCAGGTCGGCAGCCGTGAGGACGGCTCGCCCGAGCCGGTCTTCGAACAGCAGGTTCAATTGGCGTTCGACAATCTTGCGGCAGTGCTCGAGGCTGCCGGTTGCACCTTCGACGATGTTGTGGATGTGACCACGTTCCATACCGATCCAGCCACGCAATTTGAGACGGTTGCCGCCGTCCGCTTGCAGGCCATCGGTGAGCCGCCCTACCCGAACTGGACAGCGGTGGGCGTCAACTGGCTGGCAGGCTTTGATTTCGAAATCAAGGTCATCGCGCGCCTGCCTCAGTCCGTCTCCCCTTGAAGTGAACGCTGGCCGCCTCCCGCCGCAAAGTGTTGGGGCCAGCGTCATCCTGAGTGATCCACTCTCAACGCTTCACTTGCATTCAGCCCGACCTGGTGGATGGTCCATCGCCTCTAAAGCGGTGCGCGCCGTGGACCAACTGGGGTCGTCTGGGTAGAGCACGCTACGCAGGTAGGCCCAGGTCAGCCGTCCCACCGCCTCCACCCGCTCGGGGCTCTCATCGGTTGTCTCAACCGCGTCATACCCGGCAATTCCACCGAGCCCGTGTTTCCCCCAAAACGAGGTCAGGAGGCACTTGGGACCTGGACTCAGGAAGTACGGGTCGGCATACCAGTCCGCCCCCCGGGTCGTGAGATGGCGGCCAACGTCCTGGTCACCCGCGACGACGAGGGCAGGCGTCCTCATCCCGGCGAAGTTGGGGGTCCAGAAGACCGGATACCGTGCTGAGGCCCGTCTGCTGACTGACGCTTTGGATGGTGTGGGCCTCCGGCATGACCTGAGGCTAGACCCTGGAGTGCGCTCCAGGTCTAGCCCAGAGGTGCAGTTGAGGGACTGAAGAGGGCTGAGCACCAC
This sequence is a window from Deinococcus aestuarii. Protein-coding genes within it:
- a CDS encoding RidA family protein, whose amino-acid sequence is MTQRDAVFPAGRQALYQLNRYSAAIRSGDLLFVSGQVGSREDGSPEPVFEQQVQLAFDNLAAVLEAAGCTFDDVVDVTTFHTDPATQFETVAAVRLQAIGEPPYPNWTAVGVNWLAGFDFEIKVIARLPQSVSP
- a CDS encoding TetR/AcrR family transcriptional regulator; its protein translation is MEETRAKLMDAARKAFAAKGYAAASMDELTAEAGLTRGALYHNFGDKKGLLQAVIDQIDAEMLVRMRAAHEQAVDAWSGFLAEHIAYIEMALEPEIQRIMLLDGPAVLGDPSRWPNQTACLRRTTQMVQALLDEGTVGPVDAEAAARLLNGAALNAALWIAATDDPHVVFEKAVAAFRQLAVGLLRQEG